In a genomic window of Macaca nemestrina isolate mMacNem1 chromosome 18, mMacNem.hap1, whole genome shotgun sequence:
- the LOC112428281 gene encoding LOW QUALITY PROTEIN: cytoplasmic polyadenylated homeobox-like protein 2 (The sequence of the model RefSeq protein was modified relative to this genomic sequence to represent the inferred CDS: inserted 2 bases in 1 codon; deleted 1 base in 1 codon) has product MEAEKSKVKGPHLTWFQNNRARLPPAERHRLFVIWKKHDFPVQAHPCLSLQETQAAASNYATEQSFSCAKSALMSTAGCSPLEKQRIPSQQMGYNCFSLENQEILSQQVGPQCSYLEKPGIPSQQVASQSYHLVTGTEKQPXAVEYGGDTGSGHSTDYRFLSYNSAVCLHPPPSSVPYFHGERTETRESQHASPFLLDYAQGAYGVERPQEEQKTDSCRCSFCLSLLQEQQQNDWQYHPQQHQQPQNYLEGMMVQERLPMDSGPWDLGKQWPSAQSQLQSQLPQNNGKPLCSQLQHVPPQIAADSPLLPLGQDMQEGASSNPGLKCSSFRLRGLQGPATGTQRCSFAKYC; this is encoded by the exons atggaggctgagaagtccaaggtcaaggggccgCATCTG ACCTGGTTCCAAAATAATAGAGCCAGACTTCCACCTGCAGAAAGACACAGATTATTTGTTATTTGGAAAAAACACGATTTCCCAGTCCAAGCCCATCCATGTTTAAGCCTCCAGGAAACCCAGGCTGCAGCTTCCAACTATGCCACAGAGCAGAGTTTTTCCTGTGCCAAGAGTGCTCTGATGAGTACAGCTGGTTGCTCCCCTCTGGAGAAACAGAGGATTCCCAGTCAACAGATGGGCTACAATTGCTTCTCTTTGGAGAACCAAGAGATTCTCAGTCAACAGGTGGGCCCCCAGTGCTCTTATCTGGAGAAACCGGGGATTCCCAGTCAGCAGGTGGCCTCCCAGAGCTACCATCTGGTCACAGGCACTGAAAAGCAACC CGCTGTGGAGTATGGAGGTGACACAGGAAGTGGGCATTCTACTGACTATCGTTTTCTCAGCTACAACTCTGCAGTATGCCTTCATCCTCCTCCATCTTCTGTGCCATATTTTCATGGAGAAAGGACTGAAACCAGGGAAAGCCAGCATGCAAGTCCCTTCCTTTTGGATTATGCTCAAGGTGCATATGGggtggagaggcctcaggaagagCAGAAGACAGACAGTTGTCGTTGCTCATTTTGTCTCTCACTGCTGCAAGAACAGCAGCAGAATGATTGGCAGTATCACCCGCAGCAGCACCAACAGCCTCAGAATTACTTAGAGGGGATGATGGTCCAGGAACGGCTGCCGATGGACTCGGGTCCTTGGGATCTAGGGAAGCAGTGGCCCTCGGCTCAGTCACAGCTGCAGAGTCAACTGCCTCAGAATAATGGAAAGCCGTTGTGCTCTCAACTGCAGCACGTGCCTCCCCAAATAGCTGCCGACTCACCCCTGCTGCCTCTGGGGCAAGATATGCAGGAAGGGGCTTCA AGCAACCCAGGACTCAAATGCAGCAGTTTTAGGTTGAGGGGTCTACAAGGGCCTGCCACAGGGACCCAACGATGCAGCTTTGCAAAGTATTGCTAA